CAACGGTACAGCGACAGGCGCGTGCGCCATCCCCACATCGCATATGCCGATCCGACCGCCAGCAGCCACAGCGGCTGCACCAGCGCAGGCCGCCCCGTGGCGATCAGGAAGATGGTCCCGCCGAAGCCGATCAGCAGCAGCGGCGCCCACAGCCTGGCGGCAGGGAAGACGGCATCGCCGGCCGGACCGACCATCTTCGCCACGCGCCGCTCGTGCACGGCGCCGGCGATGAGACCGGCTGCGAAGAATGCGAGCGTGTAGCCGCCGGCGCTCAGCGGCGCCCATGCGGTGCCGGCTGCCATCGCATAGGAGGGAACGCTAAGAGCCATGTTGACGACGGCCCAGGTGGCCATGTTGTAGGCGCTGGTGCGAAGGAAGGGGTCGCGGCAGAAGGCCTCGGAGTCGAGCATGGTCGCTCAGGCCGGTGCGAAGCCGGTGACGCGGGTGCGCATCTTGCCGTCGAAAGGCACTTCCTCGGCCAGGTTGCGGCCGCCGCAGCGGGGACACGGGAAAAACGCCACATCCCCATCGCGCTCGGCAAGCTCGATCATGTTTCCGAGCAGGTAGCCTTCCTCCGTCTCTTCATAGGCGAGCAGCGCCCGGCACTCCTGCGAGCGGCAGCGCAGGACGTGGACCTTCACCTCTTTCTTCTTCGCCGGCGCCTCGCTCATCCGCGACGGTTAGCCGACGGCCGCGAGCCTGGCAACCGCGAGCGGACCCGCTCGAACGAGGAGATTGCAGGTAGACGCTGGGACGGTCCAGGTTAGAATCCTTCGATGACACAGGCTCTCGACATCCTTCGTGACATCGCGGCGGGGCAGGACGGCTTCGTCGAGCTCCGCTACCACGCCAAGACCTCGCGCAGCATCGGCGTCGACAAGGGAAAGGTGGAACGCTCACAGATCCGGCACCGCAAGGGCGTGGGCGTGCGAGTGTTCGAAGCGGGCGGATGGGGATTCGCCTCCACCGGCTCACTGGATGCGGCATCGATCCGGCGCGCGATCGACACCGCACGGGCCGGCGCGCGCTCGACCGCTCGAGCCGCCTCCCATTCGCTGACGCAGCTTCCACAATGCGAGCTGGCGCGCGGGGTCTTCGACCAGGAAGGCCTCGAGGATGTGGCGGTGCGCACGCTGGAAGAGAAGATCGGCATGGCCGCCGGCCTGGAAGCTCGCGTGCGCGGCGCATCCTCGGCGATCCGTTCGGCCAGCTGCACGTACAACGAGATCTTCGAGGAGAAGGCCATCGTCACCACCGACGGTGCCGCCGCCGCGTTTCGCCTGGTACGGCCCGAGCTGCGCGTGCAGGCGGTGGCCGAAAAGGATGGGCAGCTCTCGACCGGCAGCGAAGCCGTCGGCGCCACCGGCGGCTGGGACTGCCTCTTCCGCGGCGCCACCGGCGAAGCGCTTGCCGCGCGCGCCGCACGACTGGCGCAGGATCTGCTGTCCGCGCGCCATGCCGAAGGAGGACGCTCGGTCGTCATCCTGGCGCCGTCCATCGTGGGCCTTCTGGTGCACGAGGCGATCGGACACACGGTCGAAGCCGACTTCGTGCAGGCCGGCTCCGTCGCCGCCGGCAAGATCGGCCAGCGCGTGGCCAGCGAGCTGGTCACGCTGCGCGACAGCGGGGTCTCCGAGCACTACGTCGGCGCCGGCGGCACCATTCCCGTCGACGATGAAGGCGTCGTTGCCGGCCGCACCACCATCATCGAAAACGGCCGTCTCGTCTCCTACCTGCACAACCGCGAGAGCGCCGCGAAGTTCGGCGTCACGCCCACGGGCAACGCGCGCGCGTGGGAGTATTCGGACCAGCCGCTGATCCGCATGCGCAACACATACCTGGAGCCGGGCGACAAGAGCCTCGACGAGATCATCGCCGACACCGCCGACGGCTATCTGCTCGAAGGCCCGCGCAACGGCCAGGCGGACGCCACGGGTGAGTTCATGTTTGGCGTGCAGGAAGCCTACCGGATCAGGAACGGCAAGCTCGGCGAGCTGGTGCGAGGCATGACGCTGTCGGGCATCGCCTTCGACGTGCTCGGCACCGTCGATGCGGTCTCGCGCGACTTCCGCTGGGATCTCGGCGCCGGCTACTGCGGCAAGGGACAGCCGGCCAAGGTCGATGCCGGTGGGCCGTATGTCCGCTGCCGCGCTCTGCTAGGCGGCGAGCAGTAGGACGGGCGAGCAGTAGGACGAAGGAACGGCAGTCGCCAGCAAGGAGCATTCGTGAACGAGCGCACCCTTCTCGACATGTGCCACACGCTCGTGGAGCACGCGCGCAAGGCCGGTGCCGATCAGGCCGAGGCCGCCGCGGCCTGGCAGCATGTCGTCGAGACGCACGTCGAGAACGGCGTGCCGCACACGGTCCACAGTCGTGAGGAGACGAGCTTCGGCCTGCGGGTGATCGTCGGCAGCTCGCAGGGATTCGTCACGGCCAACGACGTCGAGCCCGACCTGCTCGCCGAGCGCGCCGCCGAAGCCGTCGCGCAGGCGCGAGTCACGCCCGCCGATCCGGCCGTGGGACTGCCCGAGTCGCGGCCGGTCGCACCCGTGCCGGGCCTGTACGATCCCGAAGTCGGCGACGTCGGCGCCGAGGAGACCGCGCGGCTGGCGGGAGAGATGCTCGCGCGAATTCGCGATCTCGAC
This is a stretch of genomic DNA from Candidatus Limnocylindrales bacterium. It encodes these proteins:
- a CDS encoding TldD/PmbA family protein, which codes for MTQALDILRDIAAGQDGFVELRYHAKTSRSIGVDKGKVERSQIRHRKGVGVRVFEAGGWGFASTGSLDAASIRRAIDTARAGARSTARAASHSLTQLPQCELARGVFDQEGLEDVAVRTLEEKIGMAAGLEARVRGASSAIRSASCTYNEIFEEKAIVTTDGAAAAFRLVRPELRVQAVAEKDGQLSTGSEAVGATGGWDCLFRGATGEALAARAARLAQDLLSARHAEGGRSVVILAPSIVGLLVHEAIGHTVEADFVQAGSVAAGKIGQRVASELVTLRDSGVSEHYVGAGGTIPVDDEGVVAGRTTIIENGRLVSYLHNRESAAKFGVTPTGNARAWEYSDQPLIRMRNTYLEPGDKSLDEIIADTADGYLLEGPRNGQADATGEFMFGVQEAYRIRNGKLGELVRGMTLSGIAFDVLGTVDAVSRDFRWDLGAGYCGKGQPAKVDAGGPYVRCRALLGGEQ